A genomic stretch from Acinonyx jubatus isolate Ajub_Pintada_27869175 chromosome E2, VMU_Ajub_asm_v1.0, whole genome shotgun sequence includes:
- the LOC128313237 gene encoding cytochrome P450 2A13 isoform X2: MLASGLLLVALLTCLTIMVLMSAWRQRKLWGKLPPGPTPLPFIGNYLQLNTQQMYNSLMKISERYGPVFTVHLGPRRIVVLCGHEAVKEALVDQAEEFGGRGEQATFDWLFKGYGVAFSNGERAKQLRRFSITTLRDFGVGKRGIEERIQEEVGFLIEALRGTHGAFIDPTFFLSRTASNVISSIVFGDRFDYENKEFLSLLRMMLGSFQFTATSMGQLYEMFYSVMKHLPGPQQQAFKDLKGLEDFIAKKVEQNQRTLDPNSPRDFIDSFLIRMQEEQNNPNTEFYLKNLVLTTLNLFFAGTETVSTTLRYGFLLLMKHPDVEAKIHEEIDQVIGKNRQPKFEDRAKMPYTEAVIHEIQRFGDMIPMGLARRVTKDTKFREFFLPKGTEVFPMLGSVLRDPKFFSHPRDFHPQHFLDEKGQFKKSDAFVPFSIGKRYCFGEGLARMELFLFLTTILQNFCLKSPQLPQDIDVSPKLVGFATIPRNYTMSFQPR; the protein is encoded by the exons ATGCTGGCCTCAGGGCTCCTCCTGGTGGCTTTGCTCACCTGCCTGACAATAATGGTCTTGATGTCTGCCTGGAGACAGAGGAAGCTCTGGGGGAAGCTCCCTCCAGGACCCACCCCATTGCCCTTCATCGGGAATTACCTGCAGCTGAACACACAGCAAATGTACAACTCTCTCATGAAG ATCAGCGAGCGCTATGGCCCCGTGTTCACGGTCCACCTGGGGCCGCGGCGCATTGTGGTGCTGTGTGGACACGAGGCCGTGAAGGAGGCGCTGGTGGACCAGGCTGAGGAATTTGGCGGGCGAGGAGAGCAGGCCACCTTCGACTGGCTCTTCAAAGGCTATG gtgtGGCGTTCAGCAATGGCGAGCGAGCCAAGCAGCTCCGGCGCTTCTCCATCACCACGCTGCGGGACTTTGGTGTGGGCAAGCGCGGCATCGAGGAGCGCATCCAGGAGGAAGTGGGCTTCCTCATCGAGGCCCTCCGGGGCACGCATGGTG CCTTCATCGATCCCACCTTCTTCCTGAGCCGGACAGCGTCCAATGTCATCAGCTCCATTGTCTTTGGGGACCGCTTTGACTATGAGAACAAAGAGTTCCTGTCACTGCTGCGTATGATGCTGGGAAGCTTCCAGTTCACAGCTACATCTATGGGTCAG CTCTATGAGATGTTTTATTCAGTGATGAAACACCTTCCAGGACCACAGCAACAGGCATTTAAGGATCTGAAAGGTCTGGAGGACTTCATAGCCAAGAAGGTGGAGCAGAACCAACGCACGCTAGATCCCAACTCCCCGCGGGACTTCATCGACTCCTTCCTCATCCGCATGCAGGAG GAGCAGAACAACCCCAACACAGAGTTCTACTTGAAGAACCTGGTGCTGACCACACTGAACCTCTTCTTTGCGGGCACTGAGACAGTCAGCACGACCCTGCGGTATGGCTTCCTGCTGCTCATGAAGCACCCAGATGTGGAGG ccaAAATCCACGAGGAGATTGACCAGGTGATTGGCAAGAACCGGCAGCCCAAGTTTGAGGACAGGGCCAAGATGCCCTACACAGAGGCGGTGATCCATGAGATCCAAAGATTTGGAGATATGATCCCCATGGGATTGGCCCGTAGAGTCACCAAGGACACCAAGTTTCGGGAGTTCTTCCTCCCCAAG GGCACTGAAGTGTTccctatgctgggctctgtgctgagagaccCCAAGTTCTTTTCCCACCCCCGAGACTTCCACCCCCAGCACTTCCTGGATGAGAAGGGCCAGTTTAAGAAGAGTGATGCTTTTGTGCCCTTCTCCATCG GAAAGCGGTACTGTTTCGGAGAAGGTCTGGCTAGAATGgagctctttctcttcctcaccacCATCTTGCAGAACTTCTGCCTCAAGTCCCCTCAGCTGCCCCAAGACATTGACGTGTCCCCCAAACTTGTGGGCTTTGCCACTATCCCACGAAATTACACCATGAGCTTCCAGCCCCGCTGA
- the LOC128313237 gene encoding cytochrome P450 2A13 isoform X1 → MLASGLLLVALLTCLTIMVLMSAWRQRKLWGKLPPGPTPLPFIGNYLQLNTQQMYNSLMKISERYGPVFTVHLGPRRIVVLCGHEAVKEALVDQAEEFGGRGEQATFDWLFKGYGVAFSNGERAKQLRRFSITTLRDFGVGKRGIEERIQEEVGFLIEALRGTHGTFIDPTFFLSRTASNVISSIVFGDRFDYENKEFLSLLRMMLGSFQFTATSMGQLYEMFYSVMKHLPGPQQQAFKDLKGLEDFIAKKVEQNQRTLDPNSPRDFIDSFLIRMQEEQNNPNTEFYLKNLVLTTLNLFFAGTETVSTTLRYGFLLLMKHPDVEAKIHEEIDQVIGKNRQPKFEDRAKMPYTEAVIHEIQRFGDMIPMGLARRVTKDTKFREFFLPKGTEVFPMLGSVLRDPKFFSHPRDFHPQHFLDEKGQFKKSDAFVPFSIGKRYCFGEGLARMELFLFLTTILQNFCLKSPQLPQDIDVSPKLVGFATIPRNYTMSFQPR, encoded by the exons ATGCTGGCCTCAGGGCTCCTCCTGGTGGCTTTGCTCACCTGCCTGACAATAATGGTCTTGATGTCTGCCTGGAGACAGAGGAAGCTCTGGGGGAAGCTCCCTCCAGGACCCACCCCATTGCCCTTCATCGGGAATTACCTGCAGCTGAACACACAGCAAATGTACAACTCTCTCATGAAG ATCAGCGAGCGCTATGGCCCCGTGTTCACGGTCCACCTGGGGCCGCGGCGCATTGTGGTGCTGTGTGGACACGAGGCCGTGAAGGAGGCGCTGGTGGACCAGGCTGAGGAATTTGGCGGGCGAGGAGAGCAGGCCACCTTCGACTGGCTCTTCAAAGGCTATG gtgtGGCGTTCAGCAATGGCGAGCGAGCCAAGCAGCTCCGGCGCTTCTCCATCACCACGCTGCGGGACTTTGGTGTGGGCAAGCGCGGCATCGAGGAGCGCATCCAGGAGGAAGTGGGCTTCCTCATCGAGGCCCTCCGGGGCACGCATG GCACCTTCATCGATCCCACCTTCTTCCTGAGCCGGACAGCGTCCAATGTCATCAGCTCCATTGTCTTTGGGGACCGCTTTGACTATGAGAACAAAGAGTTCCTGTCACTGCTGCGTATGATGCTGGGAAGCTTCCAGTTCACAGCTACATCTATGGGTCAG CTCTATGAGATGTTTTATTCAGTGATGAAACACCTTCCAGGACCACAGCAACAGGCATTTAAGGATCTGAAAGGTCTGGAGGACTTCATAGCCAAGAAGGTGGAGCAGAACCAACGCACGCTAGATCCCAACTCCCCGCGGGACTTCATCGACTCCTTCCTCATCCGCATGCAGGAG GAGCAGAACAACCCCAACACAGAGTTCTACTTGAAGAACCTGGTGCTGACCACACTGAACCTCTTCTTTGCGGGCACTGAGACAGTCAGCACGACCCTGCGGTATGGCTTCCTGCTGCTCATGAAGCACCCAGATGTGGAGG ccaAAATCCACGAGGAGATTGACCAGGTGATTGGCAAGAACCGGCAGCCCAAGTTTGAGGACAGGGCCAAGATGCCCTACACAGAGGCGGTGATCCATGAGATCCAAAGATTTGGAGATATGATCCCCATGGGATTGGCCCGTAGAGTCACCAAGGACACCAAGTTTCGGGAGTTCTTCCTCCCCAAG GGCACTGAAGTGTTccctatgctgggctctgtgctgagagaccCCAAGTTCTTTTCCCACCCCCGAGACTTCCACCCCCAGCACTTCCTGGATGAGAAGGGCCAGTTTAAGAAGAGTGATGCTTTTGTGCCCTTCTCCATCG GAAAGCGGTACTGTTTCGGAGAAGGTCTGGCTAGAATGgagctctttctcttcctcaccacCATCTTGCAGAACTTCTGCCTCAAGTCCCCTCAGCTGCCCCAAGACATTGACGTGTCCCCCAAACTTGTGGGCTTTGCCACTATCCCACGAAATTACACCATGAGCTTCCAGCCCCGCTGA